The proteins below come from a single Vitis vinifera cultivar Pinot Noir 40024 chromosome 9, ASM3070453v1 genomic window:
- the LOC132254284 gene encoding putative disease resistance protein At1g50180: MWVAEGIVTSMNEEKAEDIAERYLGELIDRCMVEVGARSLTGRVKTCRLHDLMRDLCLLKAKEQSFLQGIHLGHEKEPITVFSSSMVPVMPTVTGATKLRLSDLCHLETLSLLDARKSNVKELVKLTSLRKLEIVSLESFEELEVIFNSPSPILNSLRSLSVEILDDRVEEGNLTQFLQACHNDFYRLSIDGALSKLPDPSKFKPNLSKLRLSRSKLLNDPMATLGKLPHLKVLELWDAYDGKKMVCSCEDFPQLNSLFISDFPKLEEWTINEGSLPNLFNLKIRQCEQMERIPNGLNLIATLQKLEIIWMPDAFVNMIKVEVQHVHSISLSIVE; encoded by the exons ATGTGGGTGGCTGAAGGAATAGTTACATCTATGAATGAAGAAAAGGCAGAGGATATTGCAGAGCGTTACTTGGGTGAACTGATTGATAGGTGTATGGTTGAAGTAGGGGCAAGGAGCCTAACTGGAAGAGTCAAAACTTGTCGACTCCATGATCTCATGCGAGATTTATGCTTGTTAAAGGCGAAAGAGCAATCCTTCCTTCAAGGTATTCATCTTGGGCATGAGAAGGAGCCAATaacagttttttcttcttccatggTACCTGTAATGCCAACGG TAACCGGTGCTACCAAGTTGCGATTATCTGATTTGTGTCACCTAGAGACTTTGAGCTTGCTTGATGCAAGAAAATCTAATGTAAAAGAGCTTGTCAAATTAACTAGTCTCCGCAAATTAGAGATTGTTTCATTGGAAAGCTTTGAAGAGTTGGAGGTGATTTTCAATTCTCCAAGTCCCATCTTGAACAGCCTTCGGTCCTTGTCTGTGGAGATCTTGGATGATAGAGTTGAAGAAGGAAATTTGACACAATTTCTGCAGGCTTGTCACAATGACTTTTATAGATTGTCTATAGATGGTGCACTAAGCAAGTTACCAGATCCCAGCAAATTTAAGCCAAACCTATCCAAGTTAAGATTATCCAGATCTAAACTTTTGAATGATCCAATGGCAACATTGGGGAAGCTACCTCACCTAAAAGTTCTTGAACTATGGGATGCATATGATGGAAAGAAAATGGTTTGCAGCTGTGAAGACTTTCCTCAACttaattctctttttatttctgACTTTCCCAAGTTAGAGGAGTGGACGATAAATGAAGGATCCTTGCCCAATCTCTTCAATTTAAAGATTAGACAGTGTGAACAAATGGAAAGAATTCCAAATGGATTGAATTTGATCGCCACCCTCCAAAAACTAGAGATTATATGGATGCCAGATGCATTTGTGAACATGATTAAAGTTGAAGTCCAACATGTGCATtccatctctctctctattgTTGAATGA